A section of the Tenrec ecaudatus isolate mTenEca1 chromosome 10, mTenEca1.hap1, whole genome shotgun sequence genome encodes:
- the KCTD11 gene encoding BTB/POZ domain-containing protein KCTD11: MLGAMFRAGTPMAPNLNPQGGGQYFIDRDGKAFRHILNFLRLGRLDLPQGYGETALLRAEADFYQIRPLLDALRDLETSRVNPAPTAALLHADVDASPRLVHFSARRGPHHYELSAVQVDTFCANLFCTDPECLGAMRARFGVANGDRAEGGPHFRLEWAPRPEELPEVEYGRLGLQPLWVGGPTERREVMGTAGFLEEVLRVALEHGFRLDSVFPDPEDLLNSRSLRFVRH, from the coding sequence ATGCTGGGGGCTATGTTTAGGGCTGGCACACCCATGGCCCCGAACCTGAACCCACAGGGAGGCGGCCAATACTTCATCGATAGGGATGGCAAGGCCTTCCGCCACATCCTTAACTTCCTGCGGCTGGGCCGCCTGGACCTGCCCCAGGGGTACGGGGAGACGGCCCTTCTGCGGGCAGAGGCTGACTTCTACCAGATCCGGCCCCTCCTGGATGCTCTACGGGACCTGGAGACATCACGGGTGAACCCTGCGCCCACTGCCGCCCTGCTGCACGCAGATGTGGATGCCAGCCCCCGCCTGGTGCACTTCTCTGCCCGTCGGGGCCCTCACCACTATGAGCTGAGCGCCGTCCAGGTGGACACCTTCTGCGCTAACCTCTTCTGCACGGACCCCGAGTGTCTGGGCGCCATGCGGGCCCGATTTGGTGTGGCCAATGGGGACCGAGCCGAGGGGGGACCACACTTTCGGTTGGAGTGGGCTCCCCGTCCTGAGGAACTCCCTGAGGTGGAGTATGGGAGACTGGGGCTGCAACCCCTATGGGTGGGGGGGCCAACAGAGCGGCGAGAGGTAATGGGCACAGCGGGCTTCCTGGAAGAGGTGCTTCGGGTGGCGCTGGAGCACGGCTTCCGCCTGGACTCCGTTTTTCCGGACCCGGAGGACCTGCTCAACTCTCGATCTTTGCGCTTTGTTCGACACTGA
- the TMEM95 gene encoding sperm-egg fusion protein TMEM95 isoform X1: protein MWVLGLGWVVLAAARACVFCRLPAHDLWDRLERICSGTGLQWEACGASRYFSAFALDEESMDRITEKTHRVLRVMEIKGSFVSLPLYWEWLRNTKIPEYTREALCAPACPEVLLCPAGGSTTLYNCSTCSGMDVLCWPRKRCFPGSHDLWEARILLLAIFSAALLLGVLSLLVESHQLQAKRSL from the exons ATGTGGGTGCTAGGACTAGGTTGGGTTGTCCTGGCAGCTGCCCGGGCCTGTGTCTTCTGCCGCCTCCCGGCCCATGACTTGTGGGATCGCCTGGAGAGGATCTGCAGTGGGACCGGGCTCCAGTGGGAGGCTTGTGGGGCCTCCAGATACTTCTCAGCCTTTGCCTTAG ATGAGGAGTCCATGGACAGAATCACAGAGAAGACTCACAGAGTCCTGAGGGTCATGG AGATCAAAGGTTCTTTCGTCTCGCTCCCTTTGTACTGGGAATGGCTTCGCAATACCAAGATCCCAGAGTACACCAGGGAAG CTCTCTGTGCTCCCGCCTGCC ctgaagtcctgctctgtcctgcagggggcAGCACCACCCTGTACAACTGCTCCACCTGCAGTGGCATGGACGTGCTCTGCTGGCCCCGCAAGCGCTGCTTCCCAG GAAGTCATGATCTTTGGGAAGCCCGGATTCTGCTCCTCGCCATCTTCTCTGCTGCCCTCCTCCTGGGCGTTCTGAGCCTCCTCGTGGA GTCTCACCAGCTCCAGGCCAAACGGAGCCTGTGA
- the TMEM95 gene encoding sperm-egg fusion protein TMEM95 isoform X2: MWVLGLGWVVLAAARACVFCRLPAHDLWDRLERICSGTGLQWEACGASRYFSAFALDEESMDRITEKTHRVLRVMEIKGSFVSLPLYWEWLRNTKIPEYTREALCAPACRGSTTLYNCSTCSGMDVLCWPRKRCFPGSHDLWEARILLLAIFSAALLLGVLSLLVESHQLQAKRSL; the protein is encoded by the exons ATGTGGGTGCTAGGACTAGGTTGGGTTGTCCTGGCAGCTGCCCGGGCCTGTGTCTTCTGCCGCCTCCCGGCCCATGACTTGTGGGATCGCCTGGAGAGGATCTGCAGTGGGACCGGGCTCCAGTGGGAGGCTTGTGGGGCCTCCAGATACTTCTCAGCCTTTGCCTTAG ATGAGGAGTCCATGGACAGAATCACAGAGAAGACTCACAGAGTCCTGAGGGTCATGG AGATCAAAGGTTCTTTCGTCTCGCTCCCTTTGTACTGGGAATGGCTTCGCAATACCAAGATCCCAGAGTACACCAGGGAAG CTCTCTGTGCTCCCGCCTGCC ggggcAGCACCACCCTGTACAACTGCTCCACCTGCAGTGGCATGGACGTGCTCTGCTGGCCCCGCAAGCGCTGCTTCCCAG GAAGTCATGATCTTTGGGAAGCCCGGATTCTGCTCCTCGCCATCTTCTCTGCTGCCCTCCTCCTGGGCGTTCTGAGCCTCCTCGTGGA GTCTCACCAGCTCCAGGCCAAACGGAGCCTGTGA